One segment of Streptomyces sp. NBC_01463 DNA contains the following:
- a CDS encoding cysteine hydrolase has translation MPSREQLAEQVEPATTVLLTVECQQGVVGPGSALPELAKEARSSGALHNVARLVSAAHEAGVQVLHAVAERRPDGRGANTNARLFRAAGRLPVQQHSGTTAVRIAEPIEVADEDLVVRRLHGLSPIAGTDVDALLRNLGCRTLVVTGVSANVAIPNAVFDAVNLGYAAVVPSDAIAGVPADYTPAMIRNTLALVATVATTDDLLGCWRGGRAVRRPGGGDATTRG, from the coding sequence GTGCCGTCCAGGGAACAGCTAGCCGAGCAGGTCGAACCGGCCACCACCGTCCTGCTGACGGTCGAGTGCCAGCAGGGTGTCGTGGGACCCGGCAGCGCGCTGCCCGAACTCGCCAAGGAGGCCCGGTCCTCCGGGGCCCTGCACAACGTCGCCCGGCTGGTCTCCGCCGCCCACGAAGCGGGAGTCCAGGTGCTGCACGCGGTGGCCGAACGCCGCCCGGACGGCCGTGGCGCGAACACCAACGCCCGCCTCTTCCGTGCCGCCGGGCGGCTTCCCGTACAGCAGCACTCCGGCACCACGGCGGTACGGATCGCGGAGCCCATCGAGGTGGCGGACGAGGACCTCGTCGTCCGCAGGCTGCACGGCCTCTCGCCGATAGCGGGCACGGACGTGGACGCGCTGCTCCGCAACCTGGGCTGCCGCACCCTGGTCGTCACCGGTGTGTCCGCGAACGTGGCGATACCCAACGCGGTCTTCGACGCGGTGAACCTCGGCTACGCGGCGGTGGTGCCGTCCGATGCCATCGCGGGGGTGCCCGCCGACTACACCCCCGCGATGATCCGCAACACCCTGGCCCTCGTGGCCACCGTGGCCACGACCGACGACCTGCTCGGCTGCTGGCGCGGCGGACGGGCCGTGAGGCGGCCGGGCGGCGGGGACGCTACGACGCGAGGCTGA
- a CDS encoding Rieske (2Fe-2S) protein yields the protein MSASQDHEARIGRRTVVTAAGAVSVAALLTACGGSDEPAGSGTVKEADDSTDGSGGPVLAKTADIPEGGGKIFTDQGVVVTQPTAGEFKAFSSKCTHMGCAVSSVSDGTINCPCHGSKFDVATGDVKTGPATKPLPATPITVQGDSISLAS from the coding sequence ATGAGCGCATCGCAGGACCACGAGGCCCGTATCGGACGCCGGACCGTCGTCACGGCGGCCGGGGCCGTCTCCGTGGCCGCCCTGCTGACCGCGTGCGGCGGCTCGGACGAGCCGGCCGGGTCGGGCACCGTCAAGGAGGCCGATGACAGCACGGACGGCAGCGGGGGCCCCGTCCTCGCGAAGACCGCCGACATCCCGGAGGGCGGCGGCAAGATCTTCACGGATCAGGGCGTCGTGGTCACTCAGCCCACCGCCGGTGAGTTCAAGGCGTTCTCCTCCAAGTGCACCCACATGGGGTGCGCCGTGTCGAGCGTCTCGGACGGCACCATCAACTGTCCCTGCCACGGGAGCAAGTTCGACGTGGCGACGGGCGACGTCAAGACGGGACCGGCCACCAAGCCGCTGCCCGCCACCCCGATCACGGTCCAGGGCGACTCGATCAGCCTCGCGTCGTAG
- a CDS encoding prolyl oligopeptidase family serine peptidase encodes MTPPSPADSLAADAERFPAQFARTRRFSLGVPRQFTVSPDGERVLFVRGTSGTDPVSRLWLHENGTERLLADPLAPGFADEAAGGVPPEELARRVRAHVTSSGVVSYATDTSGRLVAFALTGTLWVVRTEGGAPRRITTAGPVVDPRPSPDGSLIAYVSAGALRTVRADGTDDRPLAEPDGEHITYGLSDYVSQESIGRSRGYWWSPRSDALLVARVDTAGVRRRYITDPADPERPPHVVAYPAAGTPNAKVSLQVVRVTGERTGVRLPAEAGTGHPEAGWTDRAFEYVVAAGWDDRGPLVSVQTRDQRTVQVLAVDEESGTTRTAHREHDAAWVALRPGTPLRLASGALVVPARPGGDTQGLDIGGATTPPGLEVREVLGAADGRVFFTAGEEPTEVHVWSYAADGSDEEPVRVSATPGVHTAAVGGPTVVLDSRTPQGHTVTVLRAGSPAGSIAVLAEEPLVTPRPLALSLGRRELRSRLYLPSWHRPGDAPLPVLLSPYAGHGMQLVLEVRTWWVAVAQWFAEQGFAVLVTDGRGTPGRGEAWEKSVHGDRLTAVLEDQIDALHAAADHHPGLDTARVAMRGWSFSGYLAAAAVLRHPEVFHAAVAGAAPADRRLYDTHWEERFLGHPDVLPENYTRNSLLDEAGALTRPLMLVHGLADDNVAVAHTLRFSAALLAAGRPHTVLPLSGAGHLVSQERTASNLLLLERDFLRKSLGL; translated from the coding sequence ATGACTCCCCCCTCCCCCGCCGACTCCCTCGCGGCCGACGCGGAACGCTTCCCCGCCCAGTTCGCCCGCACCCGGCGCTTCTCCCTCGGGGTGCCCCGGCAGTTCACCGTCTCCCCCGACGGCGAACGGGTGCTGTTCGTCCGCGGCACCTCGGGCACCGACCCGGTGAGCAGGCTCTGGCTGCACGAGAACGGCACGGAGCGGCTGCTCGCCGATCCCCTCGCCCCCGGCTTCGCGGACGAGGCGGCGGGCGGGGTGCCGCCGGAGGAACTGGCCCGCAGGGTACGGGCCCACGTCACCTCGTCGGGCGTGGTCTCGTACGCCACCGACACGTCCGGGCGGCTGGTGGCCTTCGCGCTCACGGGCACCCTGTGGGTGGTCCGCACCGAAGGGGGCGCCCCGCGCCGCATCACCACGGCGGGACCGGTCGTCGACCCGCGCCCCTCGCCCGACGGCTCCCTGATCGCGTACGTGTCGGCGGGCGCGCTGCGGACCGTACGCGCGGACGGGACGGACGACCGGCCGCTCGCGGAACCGGACGGGGAGCACATCACGTACGGCCTGTCCGACTACGTGTCACAGGAGTCGATCGGGCGCTCCCGCGGCTACTGGTGGTCGCCGCGGAGCGACGCGCTCCTGGTCGCCCGGGTGGACACGGCCGGGGTGCGCCGCCGCTACATCACCGACCCGGCGGACCCGGAGCGGCCGCCCCACGTGGTCGCCTATCCGGCCGCAGGCACACCGAACGCGAAGGTGTCGTTGCAAGTGGTTCGGGTGACGGGGGAACGGACCGGTGTCCGGCTGCCCGCGGAGGCCGGCACCGGGCACCCGGAGGCCGGGTGGACGGACCGGGCGTTCGAGTACGTCGTGGCAGCCGGGTGGGACGACCGGGGCCCGCTGGTCTCCGTACAGACACGGGACCAGCGGACGGTCCAGGTCCTGGCGGTGGACGAGGAGTCGGGCACGACCCGCACGGCGCACCGGGAGCACGACGCCGCCTGGGTCGCGCTGCGTCCGGGCACCCCCCTGCGCCTGGCCTCCGGAGCGCTCGTCGTCCCCGCACGGCCGGGCGGCGACACCCAGGGGCTGGACATCGGCGGCGCCACGACACCGCCGGGTCTCGAGGTCCGCGAGGTGCTCGGCGCGGCGGACGGCCGGGTGTTCTTCACCGCGGGCGAGGAGCCGACCGAGGTCCACGTCTGGTCGTACGCCGCCGACGGCTCCGATGAGGAGCCCGTACGGGTCAGCGCGACACCCGGCGTGCACACGGCGGCGGTCGGCGGTCCGACGGTGGTCCTGGACAGCAGGACACCGCAGGGTCATACGGTGACGGTGCTGCGGGCCGGCTCCCCGGCGGGCAGCATCGCGGTCCTGGCCGAGGAACCGCTCGTCACCCCGCGCCCGCTGGCCCTGAGCCTGGGCAGGCGGGAACTGCGCAGCAGGCTCTACCTGCCCTCCTGGCACCGGCCGGGCGACGCCCCGCTGCCGGTGCTGCTCAGCCCCTACGCCGGACACGGCATGCAGCTCGTCCTGGAGGTGCGGACCTGGTGGGTGGCGGTGGCCCAGTGGTTCGCCGAGCAGGGGTTCGCGGTGCTGGTCACCGACGGCAGGGGCACCCCGGGCCGGGGCGAGGCGTGGGAGAAGTCGGTGCACGGCGACCGCCTCACGGCCGTCCTGGAGGACCAGATCGACGCGCTGCACGCGGCGGCGGACCACCATCCCGGGCTCGACACGGCCAGGGTGGCGATGCGCGGCTGGTCGTTCAGCGGGTATCTCGCGGCGGCGGCGGTGCTGCGGCACCCGGAGGTCTTCCACGCGGCGGTGGCGGGCGCCGCACCGGCCGACCGGCGGCTCTACGACACCCATTGGGAGGAACGTTTCCTGGGACACCCGGACGTGCTGCCCGAGAACTACACCCGCAACTCGCTCCTGGACGAGGCGGGGGCCCTGACCCGGCCGCTCATGCTCGTGCACGGACTTGCCGATGACAATGTGGCCGTGGCGCACACGCTGCGGTTCTCCGCAGCACTGCTCGCCGCGGGCAGGCCGCACACGGTGCTGCCGCTGTCGGGCGCCGGCCACCTGGTCAGCCAGGAGCGGACCGCGAGCAACCTGTTGCTGCTGGAGCGGGATTTCCTGAGGAAGTCCCTGGGGCTTTGA
- a CDS encoding MFS transporter: MTAAVTPETGTAGAPQEAASGMTRRQILQAMSGLMAGMFVAILASTVVSNALPRIIADLNGSQSSYTWVVTAELLAMTATVPIWGKLSDLYDKKLLIQLSLSMFVVGSLVAGFSHSVGLLIVSRVVQGIGAGGLTALAQVVMAAIIPPRELGRYSGIFGAVFAVGTVAGPLIGGVLVDTSWLGWRWCFFIGVPFALLAIVLLQLTLKLPTVRREVRIDYLGAVLIMSGVSALLLWVTLAGNRFDWASWQTAALVTAGVVLLGTAVLVESRVKEPIIPLDIFRNRTVALTTVASLLVGVAMFGGTVFLSQYFQISLGKTPTVAGLMSLPMILGLMVSTTVAGQIISARGKWKGFLIAGGVIMTAGMGLLSTIGADSSFVVLSLYMVVLGVGVGMLMQNLVLAAQNDVPASELGAATSVLSFFRSLGGAIGTSALGAVLGHRVASEMEKGFGGAADNGGAGHGVPNLSTLPEPARQVVEHAYGVATADVFLIGAPFAFLALIAVLFIKEKPLRTQSGMERLAEETAAAETAAAPAH, from the coding sequence ATGACCGCTGCCGTCACACCCGAAACCGGCACCGCCGGTGCACCACAGGAAGCCGCGTCCGGCATGACGCGCCGCCAGATACTCCAGGCCATGTCGGGCCTGATGGCCGGCATGTTCGTGGCCATCCTGGCCTCCACCGTGGTCTCCAACGCCCTGCCGAGGATCATCGCCGATCTGAACGGCAGCCAGTCCTCGTACACCTGGGTCGTCACGGCCGAACTCCTCGCCATGACGGCGACCGTCCCGATCTGGGGCAAACTCTCCGACCTGTACGACAAGAAGCTGCTCATCCAGCTCTCGCTGTCGATGTTCGTCGTCGGCTCGCTCGTCGCGGGCTTCTCGCACAGCGTCGGACTGCTCATCGTGAGCCGTGTCGTGCAGGGCATCGGCGCGGGCGGTCTCACGGCCCTCGCCCAGGTCGTGATGGCGGCGATCATCCCGCCGCGTGAACTCGGCCGCTACTCCGGCATCTTCGGTGCCGTCTTCGCCGTCGGCACCGTCGCGGGCCCGCTCATCGGCGGCGTGCTCGTCGACACGTCCTGGCTCGGCTGGCGCTGGTGCTTCTTCATCGGCGTACCGTTCGCGCTGCTCGCCATCGTGCTGCTCCAGCTGACGCTGAAACTTCCCACGGTCCGCCGGGAAGTGAGGATCGACTATCTCGGCGCCGTCCTCATCATGAGCGGCGTCAGCGCCCTGCTGCTCTGGGTGACCCTGGCGGGCAACCGGTTCGACTGGGCGTCGTGGCAGACCGCCGCGCTGGTCACCGCAGGTGTGGTCCTGCTGGGCACCGCGGTCCTGGTCGAGTCCAGGGTCAAGGAACCGATCATCCCGCTGGACATCTTCCGCAACCGCACCGTGGCACTCACGACCGTCGCGAGCCTGCTGGTCGGCGTGGCCATGTTCGGCGGCACGGTGTTCCTGTCGCAGTACTTCCAGATCTCGCTCGGCAAGACCCCGACCGTCGCGGGCCTGATGAGCCTTCCGATGATCCTCGGTCTGATGGTCTCCACGACCGTGGCCGGGCAGATCATCTCCGCCCGGGGCAAGTGGAAGGGCTTCCTGATCGCGGGCGGCGTCATCATGACCGCGGGCATGGGTCTGCTGTCGACGATCGGCGCCGACTCCTCCTTCGTCGTGCTCAGCCTCTACATGGTCGTGCTCGGCGTCGGCGTCGGCATGCTGATGCAGAACCTGGTGCTGGCCGCCCAGAACGACGTGCCCGCGTCGGAACTCGGCGCGGCCACCTCGGTGCTTTCGTTCTTCCGGAGCCTCGGCGGGGCCATCGGTACGAGCGCCCTGGGCGCCGTCCTCGGCCACCGGGTGGCCTCCGAGATGGAGAAGGGCTTCGGCGGGGCGGCGGACAACGGGGGCGCCGGACACGGTGTTCCCAACCTCAGCACCCTTCCCGAACCGGCCCGTCAGGTGGTCGAGCACGCGTACGGCGTCGCGACCGCGGACGTCTTCCTGATCGGTGCCCCCTTCGCGTTCCTCGCCCTGATCGCGGTCCTGTTCATCAAGGAGAAGCCGCTCAGGACGCAGAGCGGCATGGAGCGGCTCGCCGAGGAGACCGCCGCTGCGGAGACCGCGGCCGCACCGGCCCACTGA
- a CDS encoding TetR/AcrR family transcriptional regulator — MSADDTSLGLRERKKRATRDALADMTLRMAADRGIENVTVEAVTDAVGVSVRTFFNYFPCLEDALTRPVQENAERTRRAVLNAPEHLTALEALSEALAQELAQIEEDHERWELQMAVLKRSPALLPGFLAAQGADERALVAVVAERLGQDPENDLYPRLLAHVAIAAVRAAVEVWAASGRTRTFQSLCREAFAALSAGLKT, encoded by the coding sequence ATGAGTGCCGACGACACATCTCTCGGGCTGCGCGAACGCAAGAAGCGCGCCACGCGCGACGCCCTTGCCGACATGACCCTGCGCATGGCCGCGGACCGAGGGATCGAGAACGTGACCGTGGAGGCGGTCACCGACGCCGTCGGCGTCTCCGTGCGCACCTTCTTCAACTACTTCCCCTGCCTGGAGGACGCCCTCACCCGTCCCGTCCAGGAGAACGCCGAGCGCACCCGCCGTGCCGTGCTCAACGCGCCGGAGCACCTCACGGCGCTCGAAGCCCTCAGTGAGGCACTCGCCCAGGAGCTCGCCCAGATCGAGGAGGACCACGAACGCTGGGAACTCCAGATGGCGGTGCTGAAGAGGAGCCCTGCCCTGCTCCCCGGCTTCCTGGCCGCGCAGGGTGCCGACGAACGCGCCCTGGTCGCCGTCGTGGCCGAGCGACTGGGCCAGGACCCCGAGAACGATCTCTATCCCCGGCTCCTGGCACACGTGGCGATCGCCGCCGTGCGCGCCGCGGTCGAGGTCTGGGCGGCCTCCGGCCGTACCCGTACGTTCCAGAGCCTCTGCCGCGAGGCCTTCGCCGCACTGTCCGCCGGACTGAAGACCTGA
- a CDS encoding antibiotic biosynthesis monooxygenase has protein sequence MTRFLDLVHPAAGTALMSEWLTGSAGRSRAAADAIAAEWAAAGTPSGRLAQHIFLDTDGTGLLFYAQWTGDEEHLAWARAHRAGTVSRVDTLVPGIERPGLRRTRLERSVVHDAERPAGVFVVTTLAAAEAESAVAPAPGLLAAHVHLTSGGDRAIVIGEWTDAAARTEAATGTDPFKRYTLHHAS, from the coding sequence ATGACACGTTTCCTCGATCTCGTTCATCCCGCCGCCGGTACCGCCCTGATGAGTGAGTGGCTCACGGGTTCCGCCGGGCGTTCGCGCGCCGCCGCCGATGCCATCGCCGCGGAATGGGCGGCGGCCGGGACGCCGTCCGGGCGCCTGGCCCAGCACATCTTCCTCGACACCGATGGCACCGGCCTGCTCTTCTACGCCCAGTGGACCGGCGACGAGGAGCATCTGGCGTGGGCCCGCGCCCATCGCGCCGGCACCGTCAGCCGCGTCGACACGCTCGTCCCGGGGATCGAGCGCCCCGGACTCCGCCGCACCCGGCTGGAACGCAGCGTCGTCCACGACGCCGAGCGGCCGGCCGGTGTCTTCGTGGTCACCACCCTGGCGGCCGCCGAAGCGGAGAGCGCCGTGGCACCGGCGCCGGGTCTGCTGGCAGCGCACGTCCACCTGACGTCCGGTGGCGACCGGGCGATCGTGATCGGCGAGTGGACCGACGCCGCCGCCCGCACCGAGGCGGCCACGGGCACCGACCCCTTCAAGCGCTACACCCTCCACCACGCGTCCTGA
- a CDS encoding carboxymuconolactone decarboxylase family protein yields MEPRMNLFENETGARIGKRIYAVSQVIQASALPEPTQQLVQLRASQINGCGFCLDIHAKDAAAAGESATRLNLVAAWRHSTVFSEAERAALALTEEGTRIIDGHGGVSDETWAQVRKHYDDDQTVALVSLIAMINATNRLGVILDNQGGAYTPGALAALAD; encoded by the coding sequence ATGGAACCCCGTATGAACCTGTTCGAGAACGAGACCGGCGCCCGGATCGGCAAGCGTATCTACGCCGTCAGTCAGGTGATCCAGGCGTCGGCCCTGCCGGAACCCACCCAGCAGCTGGTGCAGTTGCGCGCCAGCCAGATCAACGGCTGCGGCTTCTGCCTGGACATCCACGCCAAGGACGCCGCGGCGGCCGGCGAGAGCGCGACCCGGCTGAACCTGGTCGCCGCCTGGCGCCACTCCACGGTGTTCAGCGAGGCCGAGCGCGCCGCCCTGGCACTCACCGAGGAGGGCACCCGCATCATCGACGGCCACGGAGGTGTCTCGGACGAGACCTGGGCGCAGGTCCGCAAGCACTACGACGACGACCAGACCGTCGCGCTGGTCTCCCTGATCGCGATGATCAACGCGACCAACCGGCTCGGCGTGATCCTCGACAACCAGGGCGGCGCCTACACACCCGGCGCCCTCGCCGCCCTGGCTGACTGA
- a CDS encoding RNA polymerase sigma-70 factor: MEEQAGRAAGAGGEGPRAAGTDAATEAFVAHRNLLFTVAYEMLGSAADAEDVLQETWLRWAGIDQDTVREPRAFLVRVTTRQALTRLRTLSRRKESYVGPWLPEPLLTAPDVADDVELADSVSMAMLLVLETLGPTERAVFVLRDVFAVEYDEIAQAVGKTPAAVRQIAHRARAHVAARRPREAVSRTQTRGALAAFQEAVETGDLRRLLDMIAPDVVLLTDGGGVVRAALEPVTGARTVADVLLRIAAATLEPAQVNGHPALIVRTGGEIDTVLAVRLEGGLISGLYAVRNPEKLSRVDRETAVAR; this comes from the coding sequence ATGGAGGAGCAGGCTGGACGAGCGGCCGGCGCGGGCGGGGAAGGCCCGCGCGCGGCGGGCACGGACGCGGCCACGGAGGCGTTCGTCGCCCACCGCAATCTGCTGTTCACCGTCGCCTACGAGATGCTCGGCTCCGCCGCCGACGCCGAGGACGTCCTTCAGGAGACCTGGCTGCGCTGGGCGGGCATCGACCAGGACACGGTCCGCGAACCCCGCGCCTTCCTCGTCCGCGTCACCACGCGCCAGGCCCTGACCCGGCTGCGCACGCTGAGCCGCCGCAAGGAGTCCTACGTCGGCCCCTGGCTGCCCGAACCCCTCCTCACCGCGCCCGACGTCGCCGATGACGTGGAGCTGGCCGACAGCGTGTCCATGGCGATGCTGCTGGTCCTGGAGACCCTCGGCCCGACCGAACGGGCCGTGTTCGTGCTGCGTGACGTCTTCGCCGTCGAGTACGACGAGATCGCGCAGGCCGTCGGCAAGACCCCTGCCGCCGTCCGCCAGATCGCCCACCGCGCACGGGCCCATGTCGCGGCGCGCCGCCCGCGCGAGGCCGTCTCCCGGACCCAGACGCGCGGCGCGCTCGCGGCCTTCCAGGAGGCGGTCGAAACGGGTGATCTGCGGCGCCTGCTCGACATGATCGCCCCGGACGTCGTGCTGCTGACCGACGGCGGCGGAGTCGTACGGGCCGCACTGGAGCCCGTCACCGGTGCACGGACCGTCGCCGATGTGCTCCTGAGGATCGCCGCGGCGACCCTGGAGCCGGCCCAGGTCAACGGGCACCCGGCACTGATCGTGCGGACGGGCGGCGAGATCGACACGGTGCTCGCGGTGCGTCTGGAGGGCGGTCTCATCAGCGGCCTCTATGCCGTCCGCAACCCGGAGAAGCTGTCCCGCGTCGACCGGGAGACCGCGGTGGCCAGGTGA